In Chlamydia serpentis, the following are encoded in one genomic region:
- the acpS gene encoding holo-ACP synthase, translating to MTIIHTGTDIIEISRIRNALSVHGKRLLNRIFTEREQTYCLQKTDPVPSLAGRFAGKEAVAKALGTGIGGVVAWKDIEIFIIGQRPEVALPLRVYAEIGITKVILSISHCKQYAVATAIALA from the coding sequence ATGACAATCATTCATACAGGAACCGATATTATTGAAATTAGTCGAATTCGCAACGCCCTCTCAGTACATGGCAAACGACTTCTTAATAGAATCTTTACTGAAAGAGAACAGACCTATTGTTTACAAAAAACGGATCCCGTACCCTCACTTGCAGGTCGTTTTGCTGGGAAAGAAGCTGTAGCAAAAGCTTTAGGAACCGGAATAGGGGGTGTCGTTGCTTGGAAAGACATTGAAATTTTTATAATAGGCCAAAGACCAGAAGTTGCTCTTCCTCTTCGGGTATATGCAGAAATCGGAATTACAAAAGTTATTCTCTCTATAAGCCACTGTAAACAATATGCCGTAGCGACTGCAATTGCGCTAGCCTAA
- a CDS encoding prolipoprotein diacylglyceryl transferase has protein sequence MAVIHWDCSKILWSSEQWPIRLTWYGLFFTTGIFLSCLLGGYLALSYYGLQDRLSFSKNQLRNALEYFCLYSILFIVSGARLAYVVFYGWHFYLEHPQEIVKIWHGGLSSHGGILGFILWAAVFPKIYKRKVSKLTFLFLTDLCGSVFGIAAFFIRLGNFWNQEIVGTPTSLPWGVVFSDPMQGVIGIPVHPVQLYEGISYLVFSGVLYFLSYKRYLKLGRGYVTAIVCIGVALLRFFAEYVKSYQGKVLGEDCLLTIGQVLSIPLFGFGVILLIVCWMKARQHYTTI, from the coding sequence ATTGCTGTAATTCATTGGGATTGCTCAAAAATTTTATGGTCTTCAGAACAATGGCCTATAAGATTGACTTGGTACGGTTTATTTTTTACTACCGGGATTTTTTTATCCTGCCTTTTAGGAGGATATTTGGCTCTTTCTTATTATGGTTTACAAGATCGTTTGAGTTTTTCGAAAAATCAGCTCCGGAATGCTTTAGAATACTTTTGCTTATATTCTATTTTATTTATTGTTTCTGGAGCTAGGCTTGCCTATGTGGTTTTTTATGGATGGCATTTTTATTTGGAACACCCTCAAGAGATCGTCAAAATATGGCATGGGGGATTGTCTAGTCATGGAGGGATTCTTGGTTTTATTCTTTGGGCTGCTGTTTTTCCCAAAATATACAAAAGAAAGGTTTCGAAGTTGACCTTTTTATTTCTTACAGACTTATGTGGATCTGTATTTGGGATTGCTGCTTTTTTTATTCGTCTAGGAAATTTTTGGAATCAAGAAATTGTAGGAACACCGACATCTTTGCCTTGGGGGGTAGTTTTTTCTGATCCTATGCAAGGAGTTATAGGGATTCCTGTCCATCCCGTACAGCTTTATGAAGGCATAAGTTACTTGGTGTTTTCTGGAGTTTTGTATTTCCTTTCTTATAAACGCTATTTAAAGTTAGGGAGAGGATATGTAACTGCTATAGTTTGTATAGGTGTTGCCTTACTTCGTTTTTTTGCAGAGTATGTAAAAAGCTATCAAGGGAAAGTTTTGGGAGAAGATTGCTTACTTACAATTGGTCAGGTTTTATCTATACCTTTATTTGGGTTTGGTGTGATTTTATTAATAGTTTGTTGGATGAAAGCTCGACAGCACTACACAACCATTTAG
- the yidC gene encoding membrane protein insertase YidC — protein sequence MNKRTLLFVSLVGIAFVGCQIFFGYNEFRSCKNLAEKQRRISEQTLSAVESVGLSVTSWDKTLDSEAGKNNYAVRVGNSLFLLHNGDPVQGIYSSGEPWSFVDQVHTCDNIYVALYHQQGSFGSHADVGKVFLPTNVKGLPVLVVEFRNQEEPLVFLGEYADGKIFNKDSTIFGTSLVFWKSGNEYLPLGLYDSRQEKLISLDLPTTRAVIFDDQDFITSSNSSNHYVLFNQYMQIVVSQESGSIEGINLPFVSTSDKSIVNEIGFDRELASGNSPEAFFPGVISKLPDGSQEKNSIGGYYPLLRRGLLNDPKKLTPMEYHALNVVSGRELATPLALGYRILSYTSNLIHLESLDGSLQKVYKLPENPEEKPYVFETVVTLTKEVEDLWITSGIPEVEIMSNASVPTIKYRTIKKNKGSLDKVKLPKVKEPLALRRGIYPQWILNSNGYFGIILTPTSEISSGYGSLCIPGNTVPTRLSAISPKNQAYPASKYPGYESLLPLPKAPGTYQFLIYAGPLAEPTLKVLDKTITLETGENPEYLESISFRGIFAFITAPFAALLFIIMKFFNLITNSWGISIILLTVFLKLLLYPLNAWSIRSMRRMQILSPYIQEIQKKYKNEPKRAQMEIMGLYKTNKVNPITGCLPLLIQLPFLIAMFDLLKSSFLLRGASFIPGWIDNLTAPDVLFSWERSLWFIGNQFHLLPILLGIVMFLQQKVTSLHNKKGPITDQQRQQQTMGNMMAILFTAMFYNFPSGLNIYWLSSMLLGVVQQWVTNKILDSKHLKNEVVLNNKKHR from the coding sequence ATGAATAAACGTACTTTGCTTTTTGTTTCTTTAGTCGGAATCGCTTTTGTAGGATGCCAAATCTTTTTTGGCTACAATGAATTCCGTTCTTGCAAAAACTTAGCTGAAAAACAACGTAGGATTTCAGAACAGACATTATCCGCCGTAGAATCTGTAGGGTTAAGTGTAACTTCATGGGATAAAACTCTAGATAGTGAAGCGGGAAAAAATAACTACGCTGTTCGTGTTGGAAATAGTTTATTTTTATTACACAATGGAGACCCTGTTCAGGGAATCTATTCTTCTGGGGAACCTTGGAGTTTTGTAGACCAGGTTCATACTTGCGATAACATTTATGTGGCTTTATATCATCAACAGGGATCCTTCGGTAGTCATGCCGATGTTGGAAAAGTTTTTCTTCCTACCAATGTTAAAGGTTTACCTGTACTAGTTGTTGAATTTCGCAATCAGGAAGAGCCCCTAGTATTTTTAGGGGAGTATGCTGACGGGAAAATTTTTAATAAAGACAGTACTATTTTTGGCACATCACTTGTTTTTTGGAAATCGGGAAACGAGTATCTTCCTTTAGGTCTTTATGATTCGCGACAAGAAAAACTAATCTCTCTAGACCTTCCTACCACACGAGCTGTAATCTTTGATGATCAAGATTTTATAACATCTTCAAATTCTTCGAATCATTATGTTTTGTTTAATCAGTACATGCAGATTGTAGTTTCTCAAGAAAGTGGTTCTATAGAAGGTATTAATTTACCTTTTGTCTCAACAAGTGATAAGAGCATTGTTAACGAAATTGGTTTTGATAGAGAATTGGCTTCAGGTAATTCTCCTGAAGCTTTTTTCCCAGGAGTCATTTCAAAACTTCCTGACGGTTCCCAAGAGAAAAATTCTATTGGAGGATACTATCCCTTATTACGTAGAGGGCTATTGAATGATCCTAAGAAATTAACTCCTATGGAATATCATGCATTGAATGTAGTCTCAGGGAGAGAATTAGCAACTCCTCTAGCTCTGGGATATCGAATTCTTTCCTATACCTCTAACCTAATTCATTTGGAAAGCTTAGATGGATCTCTGCAAAAGGTTTATAAACTTCCAGAGAATCCTGAAGAAAAGCCTTATGTTTTTGAAACTGTAGTTACTTTAACAAAGGAAGTTGAGGATCTATGGATTACTTCAGGTATTCCTGAAGTAGAAATCATGTCAAATGCTTCTGTTCCAACAATTAAATACAGAACTATCAAGAAAAATAAAGGATCTTTGGATAAAGTCAAACTTCCAAAAGTAAAAGAACCTTTAGCTTTGCGTCGGGGTATTTATCCGCAATGGATTTTAAATTCGAATGGATATTTTGGTATTATTTTGACTCCAACCTCAGAGATTTCTTCTGGTTATGGGTCGCTTTGTATTCCAGGAAATACTGTGCCGACAAGGTTGTCTGCTATTTCTCCTAAAAATCAAGCGTACCCAGCATCAAAATATCCTGGGTACGAATCTCTACTTCCTTTACCAAAAGCTCCTGGAACATATCAATTTTTAATTTATGCTGGCCCTTTAGCAGAGCCTACGCTTAAAGTTTTAGATAAGACAATCACTTTAGAGACAGGAGAAAATCCCGAGTACCTTGAGAGTATTTCTTTCCGTGGAATTTTTGCGTTTATCACAGCTCCTTTTGCTGCACTGTTATTTATTATTATGAAATTCTTTAATTTGATTACGAATTCCTGGGGAATTTCTATTATTTTACTAACGGTATTTTTGAAATTATTACTTTATCCTTTAAATGCATGGTCTATACGTTCTATGCGACGTATGCAAATACTATCTCCTTATATTCAGGAAATTCAGAAAAAATATAAGAATGAGCCTAAACGAGCTCAAATGGAAATCATGGGTTTATATAAGACAAATAAAGTGAACCCTATTACAGGGTGTTTGCCTTTGTTAATACAACTTCCTTTCTTAATAGCCATGTTTGATTTATTAAAGTCATCTTTCTTATTAAGAGGAGCTTCATTTATTCCTGGATGGATTGATAATTTAACAGCTCCTGATGTTTTATTTTCTTGGGAGAGATCACTATGGTTTATTGGAAATCAGTTTCATCTACTCCCTATTTTACTAGGGATAGTTATGTTCTTACAACAGAAGGTAACTAGTTTACATAATAAAAAAGGTCCTATTACAGATCAGCAGCGCCAGCAGCAAACTATGGGCAATATGATGGCTATTTTATTTACTGCAATGTTTTATAATTTCCCTTCGGGCTTAAATATTTATTGGCTTTCCTCTATGCTTTTAGGAGTTGTTCAGCAGTGGGTAACTAATAAGATATTGGATAGCAAACATCTTAAAAATGAAGTAGTTTTAAATAATAAAAAACATCGATAA
- the dnaA gene encoding chromosomal replication initiator protein DnaA — protein MRAWEEFLLLQEKEIGTNTVDKWLRSLKVLCFDACNLYLEAQDSFQVTWFEEHIRHKVKTSLVNNNNKPIRVHVSSIDKTAPFYKEKQLQQDKTAYFTMHYGSVNPEMTFSNFLVTPENDLPFRVLQEFTKNSEEHGRAPFNPIYLFGSEGAGKTHLMQAAVSSLRDSGGKILYVSSDLFTEHLVSAIRSGEMQKFRSFYRNIDALFIEDIEVFSGKSATQEEFFHTFNSLHSEQKLIVISSSCAPAELKAVEDRLISRFEWGIAIPIHPLIQEGLRNFLMRQVERLSIRIQETALDFLIYTLSSNLKTLLHALNLLAKRVIYKKLSQQLLYEDDIKVLLKDVLEAAGSVRLTPLKIIRNIAQYYGVSQESILGRSQSREYVLPRQLAMYFCRQKLSLSYVRIGDVFSRDHSTVISSIRLIEQKIEENNQDILMAIQDISKNLNSFHKSLEFFPDEEVKI, from the coding sequence ATGCGAGCATGGGAAGAATTTCTTTTGTTACAAGAAAAAGAAATTGGCACAAATACTGTAGACAAGTGGTTGCGATCATTAAAGGTCTTGTGTTTTGACGCTTGCAATTTGTATCTTGAAGCTCAAGATTCTTTTCAGGTTACTTGGTTTGAGGAACATATAAGGCATAAGGTTAAAACTAGTCTTGTAAATAATAATAATAAACCTATTCGGGTTCATGTTTCTTCCATAGATAAAACAGCCCCTTTTTATAAGGAAAAGCAATTACAGCAAGATAAAACAGCATACTTCACTATGCATTATGGAAGTGTCAACCCAGAAATGACCTTTTCTAATTTTTTAGTTACTCCTGAAAATGATCTTCCTTTTCGAGTTTTACAAGAATTTACAAAAAATTCAGAAGAACATGGAAGAGCTCCTTTTAATCCGATTTATCTTTTTGGTTCTGAAGGGGCCGGAAAAACTCACCTAATGCAGGCTGCTGTAAGTAGTCTTCGGGATTCTGGAGGGAAAATATTGTATGTTTCCTCGGATTTATTTACAGAGCACTTGGTTTCTGCTATTCGCTCTGGAGAAATGCAGAAATTCCGGTCTTTTTATCGTAATATTGATGCTTTATTCATTGAAGATATAGAAGTGTTTTCAGGAAAGTCAGCAACCCAAGAAGAGTTTTTCCATACATTCAATTCTCTCCATTCTGAACAGAAGTTGATAGTAATATCTTCATCTTGTGCTCCTGCGGAGCTTAAAGCTGTTGAGGATAGATTAATTAGTAGATTTGAATGGGGAATTGCTATTCCGATTCATCCTTTGATTCAGGAGGGACTTCGAAATTTTTTAATGCGCCAGGTAGAGCGTTTATCTATTCGCATTCAAGAAACTGCATTAGATTTTTTAATTTATACACTATCTTCAAATCTAAAAACTCTATTACATGCGCTTAATCTTTTGGCAAAGAGAGTAATATATAAAAAGCTATCACAGCAGTTGCTATATGAAGATGATATTAAGGTTCTTTTAAAAGATGTGCTGGAAGCTGCAGGGAGTGTTCGTTTAACTCCTTTAAAGATTATTCGTAATATTGCTCAATATTATGGGGTTTCCCAAGAAAGTATTTTGGGACGCTCGCAATCACGAGAATATGTGCTTCCTCGTCAGTTAGCGATGTACTTTTGTCGTCAAAAACTCTCATTATCCTATGTGAGAATAGGTGATGTTTTTTCTAGGGATCATTCTACAGTAATCTCTTCAATTCGATTGATTGAGCAGAAAATAGAAGAAAATAACCAAGATATTCTGATGGCTATTCAAGACATTTCTAAAAATTTAAATTCCTTTCATAAAAGCTTGGAATTTTTCCCAGATGAGGAAGTGAAGATCTAG
- the rpsA gene encoding 30S ribosomal protein S1, with product MPKQAEYTWGSKKILDNIECLTEDVAEFKDLLYTAHRIISSEEEFDNEIQPGAILKGTVVDINKDFVVVDVGLKSEGVIPMSEFIDSSEGLALGAEVEVYLDQAEDEEGKVVLSREKATRQRQWEYILAHCEEGSIVKGQITRKVKGGLIVDIGMEAFLPGSQIDNKKIKNLDDYVGKVCEFKILKINVERRNVVVSRRELLEAERISKKAELIEQISIGEYRKGIVKNITDFGVFLDLDGIDGLLHITDMTWKRIRHPSEMVELNQELEVIILSVDKEKGRVALGLKQKEHNPWEDIEKKYPPGKRVVGKIVKLLPYGAFIEIEEGIEGLIHVSEMSWVKNIVDPSEVVNKGDEVEAIVLSIQKEEGKISLGLKQTEHNPWDNIEEKYPIGLHVNAEIKNLTNYGAFVELEPGIEGLIHISDMSWIKKVSHPSELFKKGSSVEAVILSVDKESKKITLGVKQLSSNPWNEIEAMFPAGTVISGVVTKITAFGAFVELQNGIEGLIHVSELSEKPFAKIEDIISIGETISAKVIKLDPDHKKVSLSVKEYLADNGYDQDSGTELNFEDSQNPKERKKKGK from the coding sequence ATGCCAAAACAAGCTGAATATACTTGGGGGTCTAAAAAAATTCTGGACAATATAGAATGCCTCACAGAAGACGTTGCCGAATTTAAAGATTTGCTTTATACGGCACACAGAATTATTTCGAGCGAAGAAGAATTCGATAATGAAATACAGCCTGGCGCGATCCTAAAAGGTACTGTAGTTGATATTAATAAAGATTTTGTTGTCGTTGATGTCGGTCTTAAGTCGGAGGGAGTTATCCCTATGTCCGAGTTCATAGATTCTTCTGAAGGTTTAGCACTTGGAGCCGAAGTAGAAGTTTATTTAGACCAAGCTGAAGATGAAGAAGGCAAAGTTGTCTTATCTAGAGAGAAAGCCACGCGACAACGTCAGTGGGAATATATCCTAGCTCATTGTGAAGAAGGTTCTATTGTTAAAGGTCAAATTACACGTAAAGTCAAAGGTGGCCTTATTGTCGATATTGGAATGGAAGCTTTCCTACCTGGCTCGCAAATTGACAATAAAAAAATTAAAAATCTAGATGATTACGTGGGCAAAGTCTGCGAGTTTAAGATTTTAAAAATTAATGTTGAACGTCGCAATGTTGTTGTGTCAAGAAGAGAACTACTGGAAGCCGAAAGAATCTCTAAAAAAGCAGAACTCATCGAACAGATTTCAATTGGAGAGTACCGCAAAGGTATTGTTAAGAATATCACTGACTTTGGTGTATTCCTAGATCTTGATGGCATAGATGGTCTTCTTCATATTACTGATATGACTTGGAAACGCATACGCCATCCATCTGAAATGGTCGAATTAAATCAAGAACTAGAAGTTATTATTCTTAGTGTAGACAAAGAAAAGGGACGAGTTGCTCTAGGTCTAAAACAAAAAGAGCATAATCCTTGGGAAGATATAGAGAAAAAATACCCTCCAGGAAAACGTGTAGTTGGTAAAATTGTCAAACTTCTTCCTTACGGAGCTTTCATTGAAATCGAAGAAGGAATTGAAGGCCTTATTCACGTATCTGAAATGTCTTGGGTAAAAAACATCGTAGATCCTAGTGAAGTTGTAAACAAAGGTGATGAAGTTGAAGCTATTGTTTTATCGATCCAAAAAGAGGAAGGAAAGATTTCGTTAGGACTAAAACAAACTGAACACAATCCCTGGGATAATATTGAAGAAAAGTATCCTATTGGTCTCCACGTAAATGCAGAAATCAAAAATCTAACCAACTATGGTGCTTTTGTTGAATTAGAGCCAGGCATTGAAGGCTTAATTCATATTTCCGATATGAGCTGGATTAAAAAAGTTTCTCACCCTTCAGAACTTTTCAAGAAAGGAAGTTCTGTAGAAGCAGTTATTCTATCCGTAGACAAGGAAAGCAAAAAAATTACTTTAGGAGTAAAACAATTAAGTTCGAATCCTTGGAATGAAATTGAAGCTATGTTTCCTGCTGGCACAGTAATTTCAGGAGTTGTTACTAAAATCACTGCCTTCGGGGCCTTTGTTGAACTACAAAATGGTATTGAAGGGTTAATTCATGTTTCAGAACTTTCTGAAAAGCCATTTGCAAAAATTGAAGATATCATCTCTATTGGAGAAACTATTTCTGCAAAAGTAATCAAACTTGATCCAGATCATAAAAAAGTTTCTCTTTCTGTAAAAGAATACTTAGCTGACAATGGCTATGATCAAGACTCTGGAACAGAATTAAACTTTGAGGATTCTCAAAACCCTAAAGAGAGAAAGAAAAAAGGCAAATAG
- the nusA gene encoding transcription termination factor NusA, which yields MNKNLVAIFDYMEKEKGIQRSTIIGAIESALKIAAKKTLRDDANISVNINSRTGDIEVFCEKEIVDVCQNPSKEIPLDKAREYDPDCQIGQYMDVPFVSDNFGRIAAHAARQIIGQKLRHAERDVIYEEYRHRVNEILSGVVKRFAKGSNLIIDLGKVEAILPTRFYPKTEKHKIGDKIYALLYEVQESENGGAEVILSRSHAEFVKQLFVQEVPELEEGSVEIVKIAREAGYRTKLAVRSSDPKTDPVGAFVGMRGSRVKNIIRELNDEKIDIVNYSPISTELLQNLLYPIEIQKIAILEDDKVIAIVVNDADYATVIGKRGINARLISQILDYELEVQRMSEYNKLLEIQRLQLAEFDSPYLDQPLEMEGTSKLVIQNLEHAGYDTIRKVLLASANDLASVPGISLELAYKILEQVSKYGESKVDEKPKIED from the coding sequence ATGAATAAAAATCTTGTAGCTATTTTTGACTACATGGAGAAAGAAAAAGGCATTCAACGCTCTACTATTATAGGTGCTATTGAATCTGCATTAAAAATTGCAGCTAAAAAAACCTTGCGGGATGATGCAAACATTTCTGTAAATATTAATTCACGAACTGGAGACATTGAAGTTTTTTGTGAAAAAGAAATAGTAGACGTCTGTCAAAATCCTAGCAAAGAAATACCTCTTGATAAAGCTCGAGAATACGATCCCGACTGCCAAATTGGTCAGTATATGGACGTTCCTTTTGTTTCGGATAATTTTGGAAGAATAGCTGCTCATGCAGCTCGACAAATCATCGGTCAAAAATTACGTCACGCTGAAAGAGATGTTATTTATGAAGAGTATCGTCATCGAGTGAATGAAATTTTATCAGGAGTGGTTAAACGTTTTGCCAAAGGTTCTAACTTAATTATTGATTTAGGAAAAGTCGAAGCAATTCTTCCTACGCGATTTTATCCTAAAACAGAAAAACACAAGATTGGCGATAAAATCTACGCCCTACTCTATGAAGTTCAAGAGTCAGAAAACGGTGGAGCCGAAGTTATTCTTAGTCGCAGTCATGCAGAATTTGTTAAGCAACTGTTCGTTCAAGAAGTTCCAGAACTAGAGGAAGGCTCTGTTGAAATCGTTAAGATAGCTCGTGAAGCAGGATATCGTACTAAACTAGCAGTTAGATCATCTGATCCTAAAACTGATCCTGTTGGAGCTTTTGTGGGTATGAGGGGCTCTCGAGTAAAAAATATCATCCGAGAATTGAATGATGAGAAAATTGATATTGTCAATTACTCGCCTATATCCACTGAACTCTTGCAAAATCTGCTTTATCCTATAGAAATCCAAAAGATTGCTATTCTTGAAGATGATAAGGTAATTGCAATTGTAGTTAATGATGCAGACTACGCTACTGTTATTGGCAAGCGAGGAATCAATGCCCGTTTAATTAGCCAAATTCTAGACTACGAACTCGAAGTACAACGAATGAGTGAGTATAATAAGCTGCTAGAAATTCAACGCCTCCAATTAGCAGAATTCGATAGTCCTTATCTAGATCAGCCTTTAGAAATGGAAGGGACTAGCAAGTTAGTCATCCAAAATTTAGAACACGCTGGATACGATACAATTAGAAAAGTATTATTAGCGAGTGCTAATGATCTGGCATCTGTTCCTGGGATCAGTTTAGAGCTTGCTTATAAGATCCTTGAACAAGTCAGCAAATATGGAGAAAGTAAAGTTGACGAAAAACCTAAAATTGAAGATTAA
- the trxB gene encoding thioredoxin-disulfide reductase, whose translation MVHSRLIIIGSGPAGYTAAIYAGRALLNPFLFEGFFSGIAGGQLMTTTEVENFPGFPEGILGPKLMDNMKEQAVRFGTKTFAEDILSLDLSNRPFILRSKEATYSCDACIIATGASAKRLNIPGAGDNEFWQKGVTACAVCDGASPIFKNKDLYVIGGGDSALEEATYLTRYGRHVYIVHRRDALRASKTMETKARQNEKITFLWNSEIIKISGDTIVRSVDIKNNATQEVTTREAGGVFFAIGHKPNTDFLEGQLALDELGYIVTEKGTSKTSVPGIFAAGDVQDKYYRQAVTSAGSGCIAALDAERFLG comes from the coding sequence ATGGTTCATTCTCGATTAATTATAATTGGTTCAGGTCCTGCTGGATATACAGCGGCAATTTATGCTGGAAGAGCGCTTTTAAATCCTTTTTTATTTGAAGGTTTTTTTTCCGGCATTGCTGGTGGACAACTTATGACCACAACAGAGGTCGAGAATTTTCCTGGATTTCCTGAAGGAATTCTTGGACCTAAACTTATGGATAACATGAAAGAGCAAGCTGTCCGGTTTGGAACTAAGACATTTGCTGAGGATATACTTTCTTTAGACTTGTCTAATCGTCCTTTTATTTTAAGATCCAAGGAAGCGACTTACTCTTGTGATGCGTGTATTATAGCTACAGGAGCCTCTGCTAAGCGTTTGAACATTCCTGGAGCTGGAGACAATGAGTTTTGGCAAAAAGGCGTGACTGCTTGTGCTGTTTGTGATGGGGCTTCTCCTATTTTTAAAAATAAAGATCTTTATGTAATTGGAGGAGGGGATTCTGCTTTAGAAGAAGCTACTTACCTAACACGTTACGGAAGACATGTATATATAGTGCATCGTAGAGACGCTTTACGAGCATCTAAAACTATGGAGACCAAGGCTCGTCAAAATGAAAAAATTACATTTTTATGGAACAGTGAAATTATAAAAATTTCAGGAGATACTATTGTTCGTTCCGTAGATATTAAAAATAATGCTACCCAAGAGGTAACTACTAGAGAAGCTGGCGGAGTATTTTTTGCTATAGGACATAAGCCTAATACTGATTTTCTTGAAGGACAATTAGCTCTCGATGAGTTAGGTTATATTGTGACTGAGAAAGGAACATCTAAAACTTCGGTTCCTGGAATATTTGCTGCAGGAGATGTTCAGGATAAGTATTATCGTCAAGCGGTTACTTCTGCTGGAAGTGGTTGTATAGCAGCATTGGATGCAGAAAGATTTTTAGGCTAG